The following nucleotide sequence is from Paracrocinitomix mangrovi.
AACAACCCTCTTTTTATTTTTTTTATAACTTTTTTATGTGAATATTTGTCTCCCGTTTTTGATAAAACAAGTTTTATTAGAAACAGAAAATTCGCATAACTTTTTTAACCCGTACCTGAATGAAGAATAAAAAAAACCATGAGTTGATTTGGGAAGATTGTCTGAAAGTAATCAAGGACAACGTTAGCCTTCAAAGCTACAAGACCTGGTTCGAACCGATCACCCCAATTCGATTCAAAAATAAGGTTTTGACACTTCAGGTTCCTTCACATTTTTTTTACGAGTGGTTAGAAGAGCATTACATTGACTTACTTAAAAAGGTCATTAAAAAGGAGATTGGACCGGAGGCGAAGTTGGAGTATTCTATCATCATGGATAGAAGTGCAGACAATAAAAAAACTCCTTATACTGTAAAACTACCTACTACCAGTAAAAAGAACTTGTCGAATACGCCGGTGTCAATGCCGTTGAATATTGGTGAAAATCCAATAAGAAACCCATTTGTAATTCCTGGGCTTAAGAAAGTAAATGTTGATTCAAATTTAAATCCTACTTACTCATTTGACAATTTTGTCGAAGGTGATTGTAACAGGTTGGCACGTTCAGCAGCTTATGCTGTGGCTAACAAACCTGGAGGAACAGCATTTAATCCTTTGTTAATTTACGGAGGTGTAGGATTAGGGAAGACACACTTGGCGCATGCTATTGGAATTGGTATTAAAAATCAATTTCCTAATAAAACTGTTTTGTATGCGCAGGCAGAGACATTTACAAGACAATTCATTGATTCGATTAAAAACAACACAACAAATGATTTTATCAATTTCTATAAGTTGATGGATGTTTTGATTATTGATGATGTACAGTTTTTCGCAGGAAAAGAGAAAACTCAAGATGCATTTTTCCACATATTTAATCACTTGCACCAAACAGGTAAGCAATTGGTTTTAACTGCGGATAAAGCGCCTGTTGAAATGAAAGGAATTGAGCAAAGATTGTTGTCGCGTTTTAAGTGGGGATTGTCCGCTGACGTACAAGCTCCTGGTTTAGAAACCAGAATAGCAATCTTGCAAAGAAAAATTTATGGTAATGGTGTTGATTTGCCAGATGATGTTATTGAGTACTTAGCTTATAGTATTAATACAAACATCCGTGAAATGGAAGGAGCATTGACTTCTTTGATTGCACAGGCTTCACTCAACAAAAAATCTATTACTATTGAGTTGGCTAAGAAGATGATTGACACTTTTGTGAAAAATACAGCCAGAGAAGTATCTATGGATTACATTCACAAAATTGTTTGCGATTACTTCAATTTGCCAATCGAATTGTTGAAATCTAAAACCAGAAAAAGAGAGGTTGTACAAGCAAGACAAATTGCAATGTACTTTGCTAAAAAGATGACCAAATGGTCTTTGGCAAGTATTGGGGCACAATGTGGAGGAAAAGACCACGCTACAGTGCTTCACGCTTGTAGAACTGTCAACAATCTGGCTGAAACAGATAAACAATTTAGAGGTTATCTCGAAGACCTTGAAAAAAAATTAAACGTTAATTAATTTCAACCCTGGCCTTTGCGTCAGGGTTTTTTAATTTTATATCATGAAGATATTAATGGTTTGTTTGGGTAATATTTGCAGATCACCAATTGCAGAAGGTATTCTTAGACAGAAATTAAAAGATGGTGGTTTTAGTCATGTAGCAACGGATTCGGCAGGAACTTCTGCGTTTCATGTTGGTGAAGCTCCTGATAGGAGGATGCGCGCTACAGCAAAACAAAATGGTGTTGATATTGATGATCTGAGAGCCAGACAATTTGTTCCTGCAGATTTTGACCATTTCGATATTATTTATGCCATGGATCAATCCAACTATAATAATATCATGTCTCTTGCCCAAACTGAAGATGAAAAAGATAAGGTTAAGATGATATTAAATGAAGTTAATCCATCTTCAAATGAAGCTGTGCCTGATCCTTATTATGGCGGTGATGAAGGATTTCAGCACGTATTTGATTTATTGGACGAAGCTACTGATGTAATAATTGAAAAATATGTCAAAGGGTAAGCTTTATATAATACCAATTCAAATAAGTGAATCACCTTTAAATAGAGTTTTACCTGATTTCAACACAGCTGTAGTTAAAAATTTGAGGTTTTTTGTTGTTGAAAGAACAAAAACTGCTCGTCAATTTTTGAGAAAAATGGATCGTGATTTTCCAATTGACGATTCAAAGTTTTACGAGCAGGATAAACATGATAATTACAGTTTTCATCCTGAAGTTATAGCAGCATTTAAAGAGGGTCAAGATGTGGGTTTGATGTCCGAGTCTGGGTATCCGGCAATAGCTGACCCCGGCAATAAGGTAGTGGCAAAAGCTCAAGAAATGGGAGTAGAGGTAGTTCCATTAGTTGGACCTTCTTCACTTTTAATGGCATTAGCTGCAAGCGGATTAAATGGTCAGGGTTTTTCATTTAATGGATATCTTCCTGTAAAGGATCCTGATAGATCCAAACAAATTAAATTCTATGGAGATTTGGTTCAGAAAACCGGATATAGTCAAATCTTTATTGAGACACCTTATAGGAATAATAACATCTTTGAAGATTTTACAAAGCAACTTTCATCAGGATTAAAACTCTGCATTGCCTATGATGTAAGTGGAAGTGGAGAAAAGATATATACCAAATCAATAGCTGAATGGAAAAAACAAGGATTCAAGTTTGATAAAACGCCTTGTGTCTTTATCTTAGGAAGATGAAACAATTGTTATTCAATTCATTAGTTACTATTTTACTTTTTGGTTGCGGAAATTCTGCAGGAGAAATGCAAGAAGAACAACCACAACCAACTTCAACAGCAAATCCTGGATTTATAGAAAATGATTCGTCTGAGACTTTACCGGAGAGTTATATTGAAATGTTTGCTGGACAATGGAATTTAGCTGTCTCTGTTCAAAATGCCTGGTATAAAGTACAGGGCTGTGATGAATTTTACGGAGTCAATTTTAACAAGGCAATACATAAAGATGTTCAATGGGATTTAGATATGACCATGTCTGATAGAATGGGTATGTCTGTTGATTTTTACTATGCTATTCAAAAAATCAACTTTGACACCAAAGAGCATTTTACAATGAACTGTCTTGATATCTATACAGATGAGAAAGGAAAAGTAATTTCAGGTGAATATCATAAGGACATGGAAAATTGGCCGGGTGAAGTAATAGTACTGGACAGAAATGAATTTTCTACTTCGATTATTTGGGGAATCATGACCGGAGAAGAAATAACCGGGATTAGACTTTATAGAGGTGAGGCAAAAGGTAAGCAGCCACAGTTTGTAGATGAAGTGGGTTGTGATACAGGATTTGATGAAGAGCAATTGTCGGCTCTAATCCCTGAGGCAGGTTTAACAGGGGAAGAAATTACTGATGAGTTGATAAAGAGTGTATTGTCATTTCATGGCGAGTCCTTTTCAGATTATAGTAAAGTAGATTTTATTGATTACAACGACTTTTTCATGTTTATTCACATGGATCAAGATGGAGATGTGTCAACATTAACAATGTACGGAATAGATAGAGGAGGTAATAAGTTGATGTCAGAGTCGGTTGCTGCCGTTTTTGAATGGTTAGATAACAATAAAAACTATCGCATAGAAGGAGATAAATTGTTTTGTAAGCCGGGTAAGTTTGATTATGAAGATGGAGTACAAAAGCTAATCTCAAAAGACACTTATTATTATCTTGATATTGGTGGAGATTTAATAAAAGAAGAAAAATAAAATGATGGATAAAGACATAGAGATATTTCAGTATGGAAGAAATTTTATTATCGACATTACCAGTGATTTGACTTTGGATCAACTCAATATAATTCCTGAAGGTTTTACGGGTAATATTGCCTGGCACCTAGGTCATATGGCAGTAACGCATAAAGGTTTGATCTATGCTTTGAATTCTGGTAAAGTAGGCTTGCCTAAAGAATTTATTAAGAAATATAGTAGAGGTGGAAAACCTGATGGACCAATTGATCAGGAGGAACGAGATTTTATATATCAACTATTAAAAATTCAAATAGAAGAATTGCCAAAAGATTTGAATACTGAAGGTTTTTTTGGGCAAAGTTATCCATACGAAACACCATATGGTTATATAGTTGATTCTTTAGAGAAAGCCGTAAAATTTAGTAGTTGG
It contains:
- a CDS encoding SAM-dependent methyltransferase produces the protein MSKGKLYIIPIQISESPLNRVLPDFNTAVVKNLRFFVVERTKTARQFLRKMDRDFPIDDSKFYEQDKHDNYSFHPEVIAAFKEGQDVGLMSESGYPAIADPGNKVVAKAQEMGVEVVPLVGPSSLLMALAASGLNGQGFSFNGYLPVKDPDRSKQIKFYGDLVQKTGYSQIFIETPYRNNNIFEDFTKQLSSGLKLCIAYDVSGSGEKIYTKSIAEWKKQGFKFDKTPCVFILGR
- a CDS encoding low molecular weight protein-tyrosine-phosphatase, with protein sequence MKILMVCLGNICRSPIAEGILRQKLKDGGFSHVATDSAGTSAFHVGEAPDRRMRATAKQNGVDIDDLRARQFVPADFDHFDIIYAMDQSNYNNIMSLAQTEDEKDKVKMILNEVNPSSNEAVPDPYYGGDEGFQHVFDLLDEATDVIIEKYVKG
- a CDS encoding DinB family protein produces the protein MDKDIEIFQYGRNFIIDITSDLTLDQLNIIPEGFTGNIAWHLGHMAVTHKGLIYALNSGKVGLPKEFIKKYSRGGKPDGPIDQEERDFIYQLLKIQIEELPKDLNTEGFFGQSYPYETPYGYIVDSLEKAVKFSSWHQSMHIGYIMALKHLV
- the dnaA gene encoding chromosomal replication initiator protein DnaA, whose translation is MKNKKNHELIWEDCLKVIKDNVSLQSYKTWFEPITPIRFKNKVLTLQVPSHFFYEWLEEHYIDLLKKVIKKEIGPEAKLEYSIIMDRSADNKKTPYTVKLPTTSKKNLSNTPVSMPLNIGENPIRNPFVIPGLKKVNVDSNLNPTYSFDNFVEGDCNRLARSAAYAVANKPGGTAFNPLLIYGGVGLGKTHLAHAIGIGIKNQFPNKTVLYAQAETFTRQFIDSIKNNTTNDFINFYKLMDVLIIDDVQFFAGKEKTQDAFFHIFNHLHQTGKQLVLTADKAPVEMKGIEQRLLSRFKWGLSADVQAPGLETRIAILQRKIYGNGVDLPDDVIEYLAYSINTNIREMEGALTSLIAQASLNKKSITIELAKKMIDTFVKNTAREVSMDYIHKIVCDYFNLPIELLKSKTRKREVVQARQIAMYFAKKMTKWSLASIGAQCGGKDHATVLHACRTVNNLAETDKQFRGYLEDLEKKLNVN